Proteins from a genomic interval of Daphnia pulex isolate KAP4 chromosome 4, ASM2113471v1:
- the LOC124192832 gene encoding uncharacterized protein LOC124192832: MAKNNGRKQLFNIALQETMEQEGMNRRLKEAGIYDHNDTYETRKELDQMLQQSKEDAKKTEKSVPSEQTVTSFDDDFNIVDDDDDLKEISHTDTTTSTNRFRKKSPKWLSESEEENLQTIGKPCSSSRVETKPFQKNASKLQKAKTSSIDSKKLVQTSPVSYGSKMVAASIQKRDGSTESPNSSRPLSSRRGDLIISSDEIDDVYEFPLKIEPLKRSSRNGNSRKGETTMEKKSDDTEDDDFIDDPPPRQKEYVNRTKTEQANPSQKAKLATMKTLCKKYSEMLNRIENVEAHPMPEDLNYDSKGPSQLLIENEEKLKVIHSLGYKPIKWRKPIILSANSNRRRRQIFNQPSTSRTTPPVDAQEESVDAVEIVCDSPPAASMRKLDISPASPIFESRKRSGGSNGIIEAEMEVYRKSPIENKEDSATQECPICGKLFQLSVIEGHADGCINNMEERPRSERIARNARSNKSYNAWPEHSQWGKGDRAAGSSSETVDPDVIFETDGSQPDSDFEPDQDPGTKRSQRKTASVGVKKRRM; encoded by the exons ATGGCTAAAAACAATGGTAGGAAACAATTATTCAATATTGCGCTGCAAGAAACCATGGAACAAGAGGGAATGAACCGTCGACTGAAAG AGGCTGGTATTTACGATCATAATGATACGTATGAAACACGCAAAGAGCTGGATCAGATGTTACAGCAATCTAAAGAAGAtgcaaaaaaaactgaaaaatcagTACCATCTGAGCAGACAGTTACATCATTTGATGATGACTTCAACatagttgatgatgatgacgacttAAAAGAGATTAGCCACACAGATACAACAACTTCTACTAACAGGTTTCGAAAAAAGTCACCTAAATGGTTATCTGAAAGTGAAGAGGAGAATTTGCAAACCATAGGGAAACCTTGTAGTTCTTCTAGAGTTGAAACAAaaccttttcaaaagaatGCTTCAAAACTACAAAAGGCAAAGACTTCAAGTATTGATTCCAAGAAATTAGTACAGACATCACCTGTAAGCTATGGCAGTAAAATGGTTGCTGCATCAATTCAAAAAAGGGATGGCAGTACAGAATCTCCCAACTCTAGTCGTCCTTTAAGTTCAAGAAGAGGTGACTTAATCATTTCATCTGACGAGATTGATGACGTCTATGAATTTCCATTGAAGATTGAACCACTGAAAAGAAGTTCTCGAAATGGAAACTCTCGTAAAGGCGAAACgacgatggaaaagaaatcggATGATACAGAAGACGATGATTTCATTGATGACCCCCCTCCTCGCCAAAAAGAATACGTAAATCGTACCAAAACGGAACAGGCTAACCCCAGTCAGAAAGCGAAACTAGCAACAATGAAAACGTTGTGCAAGAAATATTCTGAAATGCTTAATcgaattgaaaatgttgaagccCATCCGATGCCTGAAGATCTCAACTACGATAGCAAAGGTCCCTCCCAACTACTGAtcgaaaacgaagaaaagttAAAGGTTATACACAGTTTGGGCTATAAGCCAATAAAATGGAGAAAGCCTATCATCCTTAGTGCAAACAGCAACAGGAGACGACGccagattttcaatcaacccTCTACCAGTCGTACCACTCCGCCTGTAGATGCACAAGAAGAAAGCGTCGATGCCGTTGAAATCGTCTGCGATTCACCACCAGCCGCCTCCATGCGGAAATTGGATATTTCTCCGGCAAGCCCTATATTTGAATCACGAAAGCGATCGGGTGGATCTAACGGGATTATTGAGGCTGAAATGGAGGTCTACAGGAAATCTCCCATTGAAAACAAAGAG GATTCCGCAACACAAGAGTGCCCTATCTGTGGCAAGTTATTCCAGCTGAGTGTCATTGAA GGTCACGCTGACGGTTGTATCAATAATATGGAGGAGCGCCCACGTTCGGAACGTATCGCACGAAACGCACGATCCAACAA ATCGTATAACGCATGGCCCGAACATTCACAGTGGG GTAAAGGGGATCGAGCGGCAGGCTCCTCATCCGAAACAGTCGATCCTGATGTAATATTTGAAACGGATGGCTCACAGCCCGATTCGGATTTCGAACCCGACCAAGATCCTGGGACTAAGCGTAGCCAACGCAAGACGGCAAGTGTGGGAGTGAAGAAACGTCGCATGTAA